The sequence below is a genomic window from Brevibacillus laterosporus.
ATTAGAAATCTTCACGTCATACGCCTTCTCAAATTTTTGACGTGCCACATCATCAGAGATGGATTGGTAACCAGGTAACCAATTTGGCAAGGAACCCATATCGCAAGCGCCCTGAACGTTATTATGTCCACGCAGTGGGTACGCTCCCGCACCATGACGTCCAAAATTACCCGTGATTAATAAAAGGTTGGCAATAGCAGCTGATGTATGAGAGCCTGCTACGTTTTGGGTAACGCCCATGCCCCACAGTACGCATGTACCATCTGCCTCGCAAATCATTTTTGCTGTTTCTTTTAGTTGCTCTTGTGAAATTCCAGTCACTTCTTCCGCATATTCAAGTGTGTACCTTTGTATGACATTCTTATATTCGTCTAAGTGTGTGACACGCTCTGCTAGGAAGTCAGCAGCATGCCAGCCCTGATCAATGATATATTTAGCTACCGCTGTTAACCAAACGAAATCAGTGCCCTGATTAGGATGTAAATACAAATCGGAACGTTCTGCCATTTCATGTTTGCGTAGATCGGAAACAATTAGTTTTTGACCATGTAATTTCTTCGCCCGCTTCACCCGTGTTGCCAAGACTGGATGACCTTCTGTCGGATTAGCCCCGATGATAATCACCAAGCCCGCAGCAGCAATATCTGTAATAACGCCTGAGTCGCCACCATAACCAACGGTCGATAGTAATCCATCTGTAGCTGGAGACTGACAGTAACGCGAACAATTGTCCACGTTATTTGTTTCAAAAACCTGTCGAGCTAATTTTTGGATCAAGTAAGATTCTTCATTGGTTGTCTTTGACGAGCTAACGAAACCGAATGCGTCGCCACCATACTTCTCTCTCATCTCTTTCCACTTACTCGCAATCAATGTAAGCGCTTCCTCCCATGTCGCCGGGACGAACTCATCTCCACGTCGAATCAGCGGTGTTGTCAACCGTTCGCTACTATTCACGAAATCCCATCCAAATTTTCCTTTAATACAGGTAGAAATGCTATTGACTGGTGCTTCCTCAGATGGTTCAATTTTTAAAATTTGGCGTCCTTTCGTCCAAACCTCAAAGCTACAGCCTACGCCGCAAAATGTACACACCGTTTTTGTCTTTTTCGTCCGAGTTTCGCGCATTGCCGCTTCTACTTCGGATATGGCCAAAATTCCACTGTAACCAGGCTCTACTTCCTTAACCAATTCAATCATGGGATCAAGCAAATCTTTTCCAATATTGGTCATGAAGCCTGCTTCACCCAGCATGGTTTTTTCCATTAAAGCATTGCACGGACATACAGTGACACAATGCCCACAGGAGACACAGGAGGATTCATTAATAGATTTATCCTGATCCCAGATAACGCGAGGCATTTCACGTTCCCAATCAATGGTCAAGGTCTCGTTTACTTGTAAATCCTGACAAGCTTCTACACAACGTCCACACAGAATGCACTGATTTGGATCATATCTGTAAAAGGGATGGGACATATCCACCTCGTAGCCTTTTTCTCGAAACGGTCGCTCCTGATGCTCCACTTCCATCAGCTCTACGGTATTATGTACACGACAATTACCGTTGTTATTATCACAGACGGTACAGTACAGCATGTGGTTTTCCAGTACACGATCCATAGCTTGTTTTTGCGCATCCTGTGCCCGTGAAGAAGAGGTCTTGATGTTCATACCCTCCTGTACAACTGTAGAGCAAGCTCTCATCAACTGTCCGTCAATTTCACAGGTACAGGTATCACATGTTTGGATAGGACCTAAGATAGGTGAATAGCAAATATGAGGATGTTTTATCTCGTGTTCAAGAAGATAATCAAGAATTCTAGTTCCCTCTTCTGCTTGATGCAACGTATCGTTGATAGTAAATGAAATCGTTTTGTTCAAGGGTTATATCCTCCTTTTCTTTCTTCCACCAGCTACAAAAAAATAAAAAAACCCACCACAAAACAACCAGCGCAAACCAAAAAGCGTTGCTCAAGCTGTTTTATGGTGGGTTAATACTTAGCAGTGGTATACCAGTTATCAAGCCCGCCATACTCTGTACGCGTATGCGTGAAAGCACAGGATGAATGGAATGACAGTAGTCAGCCAGCCTTAGACATCAATGAACTTCCTTTTTTAATGATAATCAAACTTTCAGAAATTGCAAGAGAAGAGCATATTTTTTCTGGTTTATGCAGGTTTAAATATAAAAAGACAAATCCCTATATTTTTTGTAGCACAAAAAAAGGATTGCTTATTTCTAGAAACGGGATTATATTTTCTGTAGAACAAAAAAGGTGGAATTCATTTATGGATAATCGATTCAGCTCTTTTCAAGAATTCGCTCAAGCCTTCGAGCAAAAATGGTTAAAAGAAGCAATAGAACATGGATTAGATGATCAAAAAATGGATATATATCTAGCAAAGGTTCGCAAAAAAGCGCTTTTTGTTTGGAATAAAAATCAAGGGGATGAATGGATAGAAAAACAAGGCTATGTGATCGTTGACAGAAAGCCCAATAAGGATGAGATTTTTCGTAAAAAACTAGGACGGGGGCGCCCACGTAAACTTGAGGATGAGCGACTACAGCATGCCATCCATGTCAGACTAGATGAGGAAACATACCAAAAACTGCAATCCTTGTGTCAAAAAAACAACCTTGACCTCTCTGAGACTATTCGTATGCTCATTAAAAAAGGATAGACCATTTCGGTTTATAAGGAGGAAATAAGATGAGTCAGGAAGGTCATCTATCTACTACCAGCACTGCACTACGCTGGTGGATACTAACCAACGTGTCTCTGGGAATCTTTATGTCAACATTGGATGGAAGCATCACGAATGTCGCTCTTCCTAGCATTTCCAGTACATTACAGGTTCCGTTACACGTCGTACAATGGGTTGTAACCGCCTACTTATTAGCAATCGCTGCCCTCCTGCCCATTATTGGAAAGTTATCTGATCTATTTGGTCGTGGGAGATTATATAATCTTGGGTTTTTAATTTTTATGATTGGCTCTGCTTTATGCGGTTTGTCAGAATCCATCTGGATGTTAATTGGTATGCGGGTCGTGCAAGCTGCTGGTGCTGCACTGCTCATGGCTAACAGTCAAGCCATTATTGCTGCCACTTTTCCCAAAGAAGAACGTGGCCGTGCCCTTGGAATAACAGGCATGGTGGTATCACTTGGTTCATTGTCAGGTCCAGCCATCGGTGGTATTCTAGTTAGTTCTTTTGGTTGGGAATCTATCTTTTGGATTAACGTACCGATTGGTTTAATCGGATTTATTGTAGCTCTGCGTATCATGCCAAAACAGCACCAAAAACGCGCGGGAGAACCTTTTGACTATCTTGGTTCCATTATGTACATGACAAGTATGATTACGTTCCTATATACCATCTCCAATGCGGAAGAACACGGTTGGACAACAAGTATTACACTAGGTGGCATTCTCTTTTCATTAGTAATCTTCGTCTTGTTCTATCGACGCGAAACACGAATCTCATATCCAATGCTTGACTTCTCTCTATTTAAGATTCGTACATTCCGTTCAGGGAGCTTTGCTGCTCTATTTTCATTTCTCTCCTTGTTTTGCATAACAATTCTCATGCCATTTTATATGCAATTGGTGCTAGAATATCCCCCAAAAATCGTGGGCTATGTCATGATGGCAAATGCTGTGATGATGGCGATAGTGGCCCCGCTATCTGGCTGGCTTTCAGATAAAATTGGTTCTTATTACTTAACGATTTCAGGTCTGTTGATTAATGCCATTTCCTTTGTCCTGCTCACCCGGCTTACGACTAGTGAGCCTGCTTGGCTTGTTGCGATGCACATGGCCATCTTTGGAATCGGTTCTGGTCTTTTTCTATCTCCAAACAATGCCAGTATTCTAGGGTCTGTTCCACATAAACTGTTGGGAATAGCAGGCGGTCTAAATGCATTAGTCCGAAATATCGGAATGGTATTGGGTACGACATTTGCTATCTCACTATTCTCTTTTCAATTAAATAGATTAACAGACAATCAACCTGACTCTAGCAGCACTGATATATTAAATGTAGAAGCTTATATGGCTGCTCTTCATACTGTCTTTTGGGTGGCAGCTGTCATTTGTCTATATGCTGCCATCCTCTCTTCTAGACGTGATAAACCTCAAAGAAAGAAAAGGAAAGTTGCTTAGGAAATCTTCCTCTAATCACAATAGAAAATATAGTTACCTGTAAACCAAAATAGTTTCACCGTAAAGTAATCATCAAGTAAATCTGTGTAAAAGTGTTTCAAAGAGTAACGGGCATGATCGCTCACGAATAGAGACTGGTGTTTACCCACATTTACCCATTCGAGAATATCATGCCCGTAAATTCTATTCGTCTACGTTATACTGGATTTTGTAACAATGATCATTTTGACTTGCAATGTCTACCTAAAACGATTCGTTGCATTAGAAGTGACAGCGTACGTTTCATCGATGATTTGTTGGACAATGAGACGTACTAATCTTACATTCTCCCCAATCATTTCAGGGTCAAGCATCTCTTCATGCGTCCCCTTCGCTTGATGTTCAGTATGAGTACCAAGTGTTGCATCTCCCCATGACCAAGAACAATCCTCCGTTGATCCCTTTCTCGTAGAATCTTTTGCTATTAATTCATGGATGTTTGCCTGGACAGTACCCGTATTTACAAGTTGATTCCGATACCTAGCATATGAATAAATTCTGTTCGTATAAGCAGGAGTTACAAGATGCTTATACTGTTCAGGCATGTCTTCTAATAGAGAATCGATTTGTTTTATTGCTTCTTCCTCCGAGAATTCTGCCTCTCCATTGCTTCTAATAGAATCAAGCATGATAATATCCTTTACTTCATAGCCTTTTAGCTTCATAGCTTTTGCCACTTCAAATGCGAGATTACCTCCCATTGAATAACCCAAGAACACGTATGGTTGTTTGTCTTGTACGTCAGTAAGGATTTTTACATATTGTTCCATTAAATCCTCATCATTTTTATATTCTTCGATAAAGTCGATGCCGTATATCACACAATGGTTTTCAAGTAGTTTCGCCATGTCGATGTAAGCCATTCCATATCCGATCGCTGGAGGGAAGCAGAACACATTCACACGTCCATGTTCGTTTAATTTCATGATCGGGTTGTTATGATTTTTTTCAAACATGGATCTTACAATTTCCTGCGCCATTCCTTCTATAGTGGGCATTTCAAACACTACACGGATAGGGATTTCGACTCGAATATCAGTATAGATCTTCCTGATTAATTCAAGGACATGTAAAGAATGTCCACCTAGCTCAAAGAAATTGTCTTTTCTACCTATTTTGAGAACACCAAGTACTTCTTTCCAAATTTCTACCAATTGCAATTCCGTTGGTGTTTGTGGAGCAGTATATTCCACTCCTAGATGGATATTTCCTTCTGGTGCAGGTAACGCATTTCGATCGATTTTCCCGTTTGGTGTCAACGGCAGTTGCTCAAGTTGAATGAAATAGGATGGAACCATGTAAGTAGGTAAATCTTGTAACAGCGAACTTCTTATTTCACCTACTGTAAGTTGCTGTTTTGCCACAAAATAAGCGCACAAATGCTTCTGCCCCACTTGGTCCTCTCTTGCAATCACCACCGCTTCATGAACGGAAGGTACTTGTAGGAGTTGCGCTTCGATTTCACCAAGCTCAATGCGGTAACCCCGAATTTTTACCTGATGGTCCATTCGCCCCAGGTACTCGATGCTGCCATCTGGTAGCCATCTTGCCATATCTCCTGTTTTATACATCCTCTCTCCTGCCACAAACGGGTTCTCTACGAATTTTTCTGCTGATAGCTCAGGACGGTTCCAGTAGCCTTTTGCCAATCCTTCTCCTGCAATGCACAGTTCACCTGCTATCCCAATCGGTTGGATATGGTTTTCAGCATTCAAAATATAGCAGGTAGTGTTCACGAGCGGTTTGCCGATCGTTATGTTTTCTCCTTCCATCAGTTGTCCCACCGATGAATACACCGTTGTTTCCGTTGGACCGTACATATTATACAAACGTGCCTGCGTATTCTCACGCAAGGTTTTGAGCATAGAAGCTGGAAGTGCTTCTCCACCAAACATGATTTCTTGTAAGCCCTGCAAGCACTGGATGTGCCCCGAGGATAACAACATTTGCATGCGGGAAGGTGTCATTTGGATCATGTCCACCTGTTGTTTTTGAATCACATCACTTAATGCCCTCGGTTCTATTTGCTGAATGCCACTAGCTAGAACTACCCTTACTCCTTTACTTAACGAAAGTAACGTTTCTAATACAAAGATATCAAATGAAATCGTCGTAACAGAAAGAAGTGACTTCCCTTGGGTAAAGTCGATTTGATTGGTTATGCCTTGCAACAGGTTGACAACCGCCTGCTGTAAAATCATGACGCCTTTTGGCTTGCCTGTCGATCCAGATGTATAAATGACATAGGCTAAATCAGCAGGACCACTGATCGGTTCAAGGTTAGATATTTCTTTCTGATAGGAAGCTTCCTCATCTAGAGCTACAAATCTGCCAGTAAAAGATATCTGCTCTTTCAAATGGCTTTGCAGCACTACCAATTTGGCTCCCGCATCCTCCAACATGTAGCGAATACGCTCTCCCGGGTAGTCTGGGTCAATTGGCACGTAGGCTCCTCCAGCTTTCAAGATACCCAACAGCCCGATCATCATGTCAAGGGAACGTTCGACCATAATCCCCACCAACTGATTCGCTTCTATCCCTTCCGCTCGCAGAGTTCGTGCCAGTTGATTCGCTCGCTCGTTTAATTCACGATATGTTAGTTGCTCTCCTTCGAAGACTACAGCCACATGCTCCGGTGTACGCTCCATCTGACTCTCAAATAATTGGTAAATCGTTTTCTCCCTTGGATAATCCGCTACTGTGTCATTAAAAGTTTTTAGAATTAACTCTTTCTCTTGAGGCGTGATTATCTCAATGGTAGAGAGCTTCGTATGCGAATCAATCATAATGCTGTCGATTATCTGTAGAAAATGCTCTGCCATTCGCTCTATGGTGTCTCGTTTGAACAGCGACGTAGCAAATTCGAAAGTACACACAATGGTTTCATCATCTTCTTCGGCATATAAGGTTACATCAAACTTAGAAACGGTATGCTCTCCCTGATACGGTCTAAGTTGTAAGCCCTCGATAGTATGTTCTCCTTGCTCCACATTTTGTAAGACAAACATAGTGTCAAACAGCGGGTTGCGACTGAAATCACGTGCTACATGTAATTTCTCTACCAGTTCCTCAAATGGGTACTCCTGATTTTCAAATGCATGTAGCGCATGCTCTTTGACCTCTTGGACATATTCGTAAAATGTTTTTTCTGCCGCTGGATAGGTGCGAATCGCTAGGGTGTTAACGAACATACCAATCAATCCACCAAGGTCTGCATGCGGTCTTCCCGCTATCGGAGTTCCTACAACGATATCTTCCTGTCTACTGTTTTTGCTTAATAAAATGGTATAAGTAGCCAACAAAACCATGTACAAGGTCGATCCCGTTTGTGCAGCAATCTGTCTCATTCCATCGCTTCTTTGTTGATCGATCACAAATTCGAATGTATCTCCCTGATAGCTTTGTACCGCAGGTCTTGGATAATCTGTTGGCAAATCAAGTACCGGGCTTTCACCGCTATGGACTTCCAACCAATATGCTTCCTGGTTGATCATTCGTTCACTTTGTACTTCTTCTTGCTGCCACACCGCATAATCCTTGTACTGAATTCGAAGCGGTTCTAGCTCCTCTCCTTTGTACAATTGGAAGAACTCTTGAACGAAAATACTTGTGGAAACAGCGTCAGAAATGATGTGATGCATGTCAAGCATCAAGACGTGGCGATCCGCTTCAAGTTCGATAAGCCCAACCCGCAAGAGCGGTGCTTTTGCAAGATCAAATGAACGCACGAATCCTTGAATGATTTCTGCCGTCTCCCCTTCTTTTGCCTGTGAGTACTCAACCTCAAATGTCACGTCACGGTAAATATGTTGGATTGGCTCTCCATTCACCATCTCAAAGCCTGTTCGAAGTGTCTCATGGCGGTCGATCAGGCTTTGGAATGCTTCTTCAAGATTCTCTCGATGAAGCTGTCCCTCTACCATCAGGACACTTGGCATGTTATAGCTGAGTCCTCCACCTTCGATTTGATTTAAAATAAACAATCGCTTTTGAGCAGAAGATACTGGATAGAACTCTCTCTCCTGGATCACGGGGATCGAGGAGTGAGCAACATAATCTATCCCAGATACTCGTTCTGCCATTTGTTCAATCGTGGGATATCCGAAAACATCACGCAAGGGAAGACTGATGCCCATCTCTTTATGCATCATGGCAACTAGAGTAGTGGCTCGTAAGGAATGTCCTCCACTGTCAAAGAAGTTGTCTTTCACCCCAATGCTTGGAATCCCAAGCACCTCTTGCCAAATTTTTGCTATCTGCACTTCTATCTGGGTACGCGGTGCTACATGTTCCACTCCTGTTTGCATACTTCCTTCAGGAGCAGGTAACGCCCTACGATCGATTTTTCCATTCGGTGATAATGGCATCCGTTCTAATTGCACAAAGTAAGAAGGAATCATGTATCCAGGTAAATGTTGTGACAATGTGCTTCTTAGATCTTTTACAATCAGTGGTTTATCGGCTACGAAATACACGCATAGTTGCTTCTGTCCTGTTGCGTCTTCCCTTGCGATTACCACCGCCTCTTGAATCGTTTCCACTTTCAAGAGTTGTGCTTCTACTTCGCCAAGCTCAATGCGGTAGCCGCGAATCTTCACCTGATGGTCGATCCTACCAAGATACTCGATATTTCCATCTGGTTGCCATCTTGCCAAGTCTCCCGTTTTGTACATTCGTTCGTTTGGCACGAACGGGTTGTTCACAAACTTCTCTGCCGTAAGCTCGGGACGATTTAAATAGCCTCTGGCCAACCCCACTCCCGCTATGCACAACTCTCCTGCTACACTGATCGGTTGAAGGTGTTCCGTTTCATTTTGAACAATGTAGAGTTGCGTATTGAAAATTGGTTTGCCTATCGGGACTACTGTGTACTCTTGATCTGCACGACAATCAAAGTACGATACGTCTACAGTAGCTTCAGTCGGTCCATACAAGTTAATGAGTTGTGCTTGGTTCACTGATGCAATGATATGGTGGAACCTGGCTACTTGTGAAGGCGCCAAAGCTTCCCCACTCGCAAAAACTTGTCTCAGATTATGAAGTTTTCTCTTTATATCCTTGCTTGAACATTGCTCAAGGTACTCTAAAAAAGCGTGCAGCATAGCTGGGACAAAATGCATAGTGGTAATACCTTGCTCAGCTATCGTCTCAACGATGCGTTCAGGGTTCTTCTCGCCCCCCAAAGATAATAAACATACTTTTGAGCCTACGAGGGACCACCAAAACAGTTCCCACACTGATACGTCAAACGTAATTGCTGTTTTTTGTAAAATAGTGTCTGTTTCTGTAATTGGGTATCTAGTTTGCATCCACATCAGTCGGTTTATGACAGAATGATGTTCTACCATAACCCCTTTAGGCTTGCCTGTTGATCCAGACGTATAGATGACATAGGCTAAGTGTTGTGAATCATTTATAGGCAAGAGATTAGATTTGTCCTTGCTATACATTTGTCCATCATTTAAATCAACCAGTTTTCCCGCAAAAGATACCCGGTCGCGTAAATGATTTTGCACCAACAACAACTTCGTACCCGCATCCTCTAGCATGTAGCTAATACGTTCCTCAGGAAACTCTGGGTCAATCGGCACATAAGCACCGCCCGCTTTCAAAATCGCGAAGATTGCAATCATCATCTCCAAGGAGCGTTCAACCATGATGCCAACTAACTGATCAGCTTGTACACCCTCTTTTCGCAAGGTTCTCGCCAGTTGATTAGCTCGTTCATTCAGCTCACGATATGTCAGTTGGCTAGCCTCGTAGATCACTGCTACTTGATCCGGCGTACGCTCCACCTGACTCTCAAACATCTGATGGATCGTCTTATCCGCTACATAATCCGACGTCGTATCATTAAATACTGCTAGAATCTGCTCTTTCTCTTGGTGCGTTATTATAGTAAGAGATGAGAGCGTTGCATGTGGATCATGCACAATCGTTTCAATTAACTGTACAAAATGCTCTCCCATCCGCTCAACTGTTTCTTCCTTATAGAGAGAAGTAGCATATTCAATGCTACATACGATTCCCTCTGCTTGCTCTACCGCATTCCAAGTTAAATCAAACTTAGACACCGCATGGTCGTCCACATAAGAAGTAAGATGCAAGCCCTCGATACTCAATTCTTCTTGCTCTAGATTCTTCAACTCAAACATCGTGTCAAACATTGGATTTCGGCTCAAATCTCTCTTGACATCCAGCTTGTCTACTAGCTCTTCAAATGGATAATTCTGGTTTTCGTACGCTCCTAATGCCTTCTCTTTAACTTCTTGCACAAACTCATAGAACGTTTTCTCACCTACTGGATAGGTACGAATAGACAAAGTGTTGACAAACATACCGATGATCGGCTCCAAATCCGGATGAGATCTTCCGGCAATCGGAGTTCCTACAATCACATCTTCCTGACCCGTATATTTATGTAACAGGGTTGTATAAGCTGCTAACAATACCATATACAAGGTGGAACCGGTTTGTGCTGCTATCTTCCGCAAGCCATCCCTGCTCTTTTTGCTGATGACAATTTCAATCGTATCACCCTCAAAGCTTTGCATGGCCGGACGGACATAATCGGTTGGCATGTCGAGTACAGGAATGTCTCCTTGGAAGACTTCACGCCAGTATGCTTCTTGCTGTTTCATTTCCTCGCTCTTAACGCCTTCTTGCTGCCATGCCGCATAATCTTTGTATTGGATGCGCAGTGGAGATAATTCTTCCCCCCCATATAAGCTGACAAATTCTTGGATCAAAATGCCCAAGGAAACACCATCAGAAATTATATGGTGCATGTCAAACATCAGAAGATGGCGGTCTCTCGCTAGTTCAACCAGCCCAACACGAAGTAATGGCGCTTGCTCAAGGTCAAACGTGCGAACAAAGCCTTGAATATATGCTTCTGCCTCTTCCATACTGGCTTGCGCATACTCCACCACAAAATCCACATCTTGGTGTACTCGTTGCATGGGTTCTCCGTTTACCAGTTCAAAACTGGTTCGTAATGTTTCATGACGCGAAATCAGCTTGCGGAAGGCTATCTCTAATCGCCCTTGATCCAGTTCCCCCTCTATCACCACCACATCCGGCATATTGTAACTAATTTCGCCACCTGTTAATTGACTCAAAATGTACAATCGCTTCTGGGCAGAA
It includes:
- a CDS encoding amino acid adenylation domain-containing protein; translated protein: MQLKALFEKEKAFWSNKFDAEDHLVSLPYNRTTTISRNTDSFHTVCTTLPPHISQRISSIAGGSSLAIFMILLAGVECLLHKYSNEENVIVGVPGIRTSDDAPPLSNQLLILKNEVHSKSTFKSLLNQMKTSVSEAIKHQSLPFWNFIDRLNVHYDSKHVPIVNTIVSLKEIHPLDFEEHATFDIHFQFDLENGSLHLTTIYNENRYDQELIAQVGRHLSHILSIVLFNLDLSLDQVDLFLEAEKEQLLLTFNNTKTAYPREKTIQQLFESQVQRTPDQVAIVFEDKQMTYKELNEKANQLARTLRTKGVQAGQLIGLMVERSLEMIIGIFGILKAGGAYVPIDPEYPNDRIRYMLEDSGAKLFVLQSHLQHRVDFKGTCLLIDDSEAYSEDGSNLEPLAEATDVAYVIYTSGSTGAPKGTQIRHFSATRVVMNTNYIEIGEKDTLLQLSNYVFDGSVFDIYGALLNGAKLVLIKRTDMLDLNKLSVVIEQQNVTVSFMPTAFFNMLVDHQLTCLKNIRKVLIGGERASVSHVRKAFDYLGPERLIHVYGPTESTVFTTFYPIDSPLEAVATVPIGKPLANTLVYVVDQANNLKPIGVTGELCIAGEGLSIGYLNREELNVEKFVDNPFVPGTQMYRTGDLVKMLPDGTIEFLDRIDKQVKIRGFRIELGEIENALLTFPEINEAVVMDGIKDGNKYLAAYYVVKESIQVGELLRNLSEKLPEYMVPDYFMPLNQMPLTPNGKIDRKMLPDVEDTLQIEVEYVAPRTKLEEQLEDIWKRILSIPKIGMRDNFFDRGGHSLRATALVSTIHKEIQKNIQLRDVFQNPTIEQMAQLIEDMEQTAYSIIPIMEEKPYYPVSSAQKRLYILGQLVGGELSYNMPSALILEGVLDRVRLEKAFDQLIARHEILRTSFELVNGEPIQRVHKEVSFAIEYVQVANEAVAEGFIRDFIRMFDLQSAPLLRVGLVELASDRHILLFDMHHIISDGTSFSVLIQEFSGLYGKEDLPEQRIQYKDYASWQQQQMQSEWYQQQENYWLQAFSGELPVLHMPTDYTRPAVRSFAGSLLEFVIDKQRSEELKQLAAQTGSTLYMVLLAIYTTLLSKYSGQEDIIVGTPIAGRPHADLESLIGMFVNTLAIRNYPMSEKTFYEYLQEVKETSLKAYENQDYLFEELVDKLDVNRDMSRNPLFDTMFVLQNLESKEQDLEGLRITPYASEHTISKFDLTLNAMEDADTIMCSFEYATTLYKRETIERMTEHFLQIIDVLVSNPHAKLSSINMMTPQEKALILETFNDTTVDDLQEQTIHQLFESQVERTPDQVAVVYKGEQLTYREVNERANQLARTLRAEGIGPDQLVGIMVERSLDMMVGLLAILKAGGAYVPIDPAYPEERIRYMLEDAGAKLVVVHSHLQERISFAGKCLTLDEEASYQKDASNPEPISGPADLAYVIYTSGSTGKPKGVMITHQAVVNLVHGISDRIDFAQGKSLLSVTTISFDIFVLETFLSLCKGVRVVLASGEQQTDPQALSEVILEQQIDMIQMTPSRMQMLLSSMHGTERVKCLKGIREIMLGGEALPASLLNTLREHTQARLYNMYGPTETTVWSSVGEVTTGESITIGKPLMNTLFYILSTEGHPQPIGVAGELCIAGEGLARGYWNRPELTAEKFVENPVMAGSKMYQTGDLAKWLPDGTIEYLGRIDHQVKIRGYRIELGEVEAQLVNMEAVQETVVIAREDQAGHKQLCAYIVAEKQLTMSELKSRLSHELPGYMIPSYFVQLDKIPHTPNGKIDRKALPAPEDGSHMGVEYMAPRTWMETKLVQIWQEVLGLPNIGMKDNFFDIGGHSLRATNLVSKIYKELNQNLPLRDAFQYPTIEQMAEVLEKREEIAYASIPIIEEREYYPVSSAQKRLYILSQLTGGEISYNMPDVVVIEGELDQGRLEIAFRKLISRHETLRTSFELVNGEPMQRVHQDVDFVVEYAQASMEEAEAYIQGFVRTFDLEQAPLLRVGLVELARDRHLLMFDMHHIISDGVSLGILIQEFVSLYGGEELSPLRIQYKDYAAWQQEGVKSEEMKQQEAYWREVFQGDIPVLDMPTDYVRPAMQSFEGDTIEIVISKKSRDGLRKIAAQTGSTLYMVLLAAYTTLLHKYTGQEDVIVGTPIAGRSHPDLEPIIGMFVNTLSIRTYPVGEKTFYEFVQEVKEKALGAYENQNYPFEELVDKLDVKRDLSRNPMFDTMFELKNLEQEELSIEGLHLTSYVDDHAVSKFDLTWNAVEQAEGIVCSIEYATSLYKEETVERMGEHFVQLIETIVHDPHATLSSLTIITHQEKEQILAVFNDTTSDYVADKTIHQMFESQVERTPDQVAVIYEASQLTYRELNERANQLARTLRKEGVQADQLVGIMVERSLEMMIAIFAILKAGGAYVPIDPEFPEERISYMLEDAGTKLLLVQNHLRDRVSFAGKLVDLNDGQMYSKDKSNLLPINDSQHLAYVIYTSGSTGKPKGVMVEHHSVINRLMWMQTRYPITETDTILQKTAITFDVSVWELFWWSLVGSKVCLLSLGGEKNPERIVETIAEQGITTMHFVPAMLHAFLEYLEQCSSKDIKRKLHNLRQVFASGEALAPSQVARFHHIIASVNQAQLINLYGPTEATVDVSYFDCRADQEYTVVPIGKPIFNTQLYIVQNETEHLQPISVAGELCIAGVGLARGYLNRPELTAEKFVNNPFVPNERMYKTGDLARWQPDGNIEYLGRIDHQVKIRGYRIELGEVEAQLLKVETIQEAVVIAREDATGQKQLCVYFVADKPLIVKDLRSTLSQHLPGYMIPSYFVQLERMPLSPNGKIDRRALPAPEGSMQTGVEHVAPRTQIEVQIAKIWQEVLGIPSIGVKDNFFDSGGHSLRATTLVAMMHKEMGISLPLRDVFGYPTIEQMAERVSGIDYVAHSSIPVIQEREFYPVSSAQKRLFILNQIEGGGLSYNMPSVLMVEGQLHRENLEEAFQSLIDRHETLRTGFEMVNGEPIQHIYRDVTFEVEYSQAKEGETAEIIQGFVRSFDLAKAPLLRVGLIELEADRHVLMLDMHHIISDAVSTSIFVQEFFQLYKGEELEPLRIQYKDYAVWQQEEVQSERMINQEAYWLEVHSGESPVLDLPTDYPRPAVQSYQGDTFEFVIDQQRSDGMRQIAAQTGSTLYMVLLATYTILLSKNSRQEDIVVGTPIAGRPHADLGGLIGMFVNTLAIRTYPAAEKTFYEYVQEVKEHALHAFENQEYPFEELVEKLHVARDFSRNPLFDTMFVLQNVEQGEHTIEGLQLRPYQGEHTVSKFDVTLYAEEDDETIVCTFEFATSLFKRDTIERMAEHFLQIIDSIMIDSHTKLSTIEIITPQEKELILKTFNDTVADYPREKTIYQLFESQMERTPEHVAVVFEGEQLTYRELNERANQLARTLRAEGIEANQLVGIMVERSLDMMIGLLGILKAGGAYVPIDPDYPGERIRYMLEDAGAKLVVLQSHLKEQISFTGRFVALDEEASYQKEISNLEPISGPADLAYVIYTSGSTGKPKGVMILQQAVVNLLQGITNQIDFTQGKSLLSVTTISFDIFVLETLLSLSKGVRVVLASGIQQIEPRALSDVIQKQQVDMIQMTPSRMQMLLSSGHIQCLQGLQEIMFGGEALPASMLKTLRENTQARLYNMYGPTETTVYSSVGQLMEGENITIGKPLVNTTCYILNAENHIQPIGIAGELCIAGEGLAKGYWNRPELSAEKFVENPFVAGERMYKTGDMARWLPDGSIEYLGRMDHQVKIRGYRIELGEIEAQLLQVPSVHEAVVIAREDQVGQKHLCAYFVAKQQLTVGEIRSSLLQDLPTYMVPSYFIQLEQLPLTPNGKIDRNALPAPEGNIHLGVEYTAPQTPTELQLVEIWKEVLGVLKIGRKDNFFELGGHSLHVLELIRKIYTDIRVEIPIRVVFEMPTIEGMAQEIVRSMFEKNHNNPIMKLNEHGRVNVFCFPPAIGYGMAYIDMAKLLENHCVIYGIDFIEEYKNDEDLMEQYVKILTDVQDKQPYVFLGYSMGGNLAFEVAKAMKLKGYEVKDIIMLDSIRSNGEAEFSEEEAIKQIDSLLEDMPEQYKHLVTPAYTNRIYSYARYRNQLVNTGTVQANIHELIAKDSTRKGSTEDCSWSWGDATLGTHTEHQAKGTHEEMLDPEMIGENVRLVRLIVQQIIDETYAVTSNATNRFR